One part of the Haliotis asinina isolate JCU_RB_2024 chromosome 2, JCU_Hal_asi_v2, whole genome shotgun sequence genome encodes these proteins:
- the LOC137273664 gene encoding LIM homeobox transcription factor 1-beta-like isoform X1 has translation MKVCDWMDAGCDVTQVLTDNHCPLPDGMPSQTVVHKEMCSGCQCPIEDRFLLKVMENSWHEHCLQCAICQIPLTGSCFARDRKLYCKTDYEKMFGAKCNGCLQTIPANELVMRALGYVYHLPCFVCVACGHQLQKGDQFVVKDGQLFCRLDFEKEFSMMPMSPKSECDTSDCGFDDDGHDTPNKGPKRPRTILTTSQRRKFKQSFEINPKPCRKVRESLAAETGLSVRVVQVWFQNQRAKVKKIARKQNMENNNNTGDGKKSQKSQKRKKSDDDSDSSDGGMNPDSDESVLTNLPPLSESQQFPGQSHPYDHQSHQGMICSSMFTVQGLPESMYPETPMPLEDGVEAIDQMLMNDSTGHPHISASGPLINPIDKLYSMQSSYFSAE, from the exons ACGGAATGCCTTCCCAGACTGTAGTACATAAGGAGATGTGTTCGGGCTGCCAGTGCCCCATCGAAGACCGTTTCCTCTTGAAGGTTATGGAGAACTCGTGGCACGAACACTGTCTTCAGTGCGCAATATGCCAAATACCTCTCACCGGATCCTGCTTCGCTCGGGACAGGAAACTATACTGTAAAACAGACTACGAAAA AATGTTTGGTGCGAAATGCAATGGATGTCTACAGACAATTCCAGCCAATGAGCTGGTGATGCGAGCTTTGGGATATGTTTATCACCTGCCCTGCTTTGTGTGTGTGGCATGTGGGCACCAGCTACAGAAAGGGGACCAGTTTGTTGTGAAGGATGGACAGTTGTTTTGTAGACTTGACTTTGAGAAGGAGTTTAGTATGATGCCCATGAGCCCCAAAAGTGAGT GTGACACAAGTGATTGTGGTTTTGATGACGATGGCCATGATACACCAAACAAAGGACCAAAACGACCCCGTACAATTCTCACCACCAGTCAAAGACGGAAATTTAAACAGTCATTTGAAATAAATCCCAAGCCTTGTCGGAAA GTGAGGGAATCATTGGCGGCAGAGACAGGGCTGAGTGTTCGAGTAGTCCAGGTTTGGTTCCAGAACCAGAGAGCAAAG GTCAAGAAAATTGCAAGAAAACAGAACATGGAGAATAATAACAACACTGGGGATGGGAAGAAATCACAAAAGTCACAAAAAAGGAAAAAATCGGATGATGATAGTGATTCCTCAG ATGGAGGGATGAACCCTGACAGTGATGAGAGTGTCTTAACAA ATTTACCGCCATTGTCTGAGAGTCAGCAGTTCCCTGGTCAGAGTCATCCCTATGACCATCAATCTCATCAAGGTATGATCTGCA GTAGCATGTTTACAGTACAGGGACTGCCCGAGAGTATGTACCCAGAGACACCGATGCCACTAGAGGATGGTGTTGAAGCTATTGATCAAATGCTGATGAACGACAGCACAGGCCACCCTCATATCTCAGCATCTGGCCCCCTCATCAACCCTATAGACAAACTGTACTCCATGCAAAGCTCATATTTCAGTGCTGAGTAG
- the LOC137273664 gene encoding LIM homeobox transcription factor 1-beta-like isoform X2, whose amino-acid sequence MKVCDWMDAGCDVTQVLTDNHCPLPDGMPSQTVVHKEMCSGCQCPIEDRFLLKVMENSWHEHCLQCAICQIPLTGSCFARDRKLYCKTDYEKMFGAKCNGCLQTIPANELVMRALGYVYHLPCFVCVACGHQLQKGDQFVVKDGQLFCRLDFEKEFSMMPMSPKSDTSDCGFDDDGHDTPNKGPKRPRTILTTSQRRKFKQSFEINPKPCRKVRESLAAETGLSVRVVQVWFQNQRAKVKKIARKQNMENNNNTGDGKKSQKSQKRKKSDDDSDSSDGGMNPDSDESVLTNLPPLSESQQFPGQSHPYDHQSHQGMICSSMFTVQGLPESMYPETPMPLEDGVEAIDQMLMNDSTGHPHISASGPLINPIDKLYSMQSSYFSAE is encoded by the exons ACGGAATGCCTTCCCAGACTGTAGTACATAAGGAGATGTGTTCGGGCTGCCAGTGCCCCATCGAAGACCGTTTCCTCTTGAAGGTTATGGAGAACTCGTGGCACGAACACTGTCTTCAGTGCGCAATATGCCAAATACCTCTCACCGGATCCTGCTTCGCTCGGGACAGGAAACTATACTGTAAAACAGACTACGAAAA AATGTTTGGTGCGAAATGCAATGGATGTCTACAGACAATTCCAGCCAATGAGCTGGTGATGCGAGCTTTGGGATATGTTTATCACCTGCCCTGCTTTGTGTGTGTGGCATGTGGGCACCAGCTACAGAAAGGGGACCAGTTTGTTGTGAAGGATGGACAGTTGTTTTGTAGACTTGACTTTGAGAAGGAGTTTAGTATGATGCCCATGAGCCCCAAAA GTGACACAAGTGATTGTGGTTTTGATGACGATGGCCATGATACACCAAACAAAGGACCAAAACGACCCCGTACAATTCTCACCACCAGTCAAAGACGGAAATTTAAACAGTCATTTGAAATAAATCCCAAGCCTTGTCGGAAA GTGAGGGAATCATTGGCGGCAGAGACAGGGCTGAGTGTTCGAGTAGTCCAGGTTTGGTTCCAGAACCAGAGAGCAAAG GTCAAGAAAATTGCAAGAAAACAGAACATGGAGAATAATAACAACACTGGGGATGGGAAGAAATCACAAAAGTCACAAAAAAGGAAAAAATCGGATGATGATAGTGATTCCTCAG ATGGAGGGATGAACCCTGACAGTGATGAGAGTGTCTTAACAA ATTTACCGCCATTGTCTGAGAGTCAGCAGTTCCCTGGTCAGAGTCATCCCTATGACCATCAATCTCATCAAGGTATGATCTGCA GTAGCATGTTTACAGTACAGGGACTGCCCGAGAGTATGTACCCAGAGACACCGATGCCACTAGAGGATGGTGTTGAAGCTATTGATCAAATGCTGATGAACGACAGCACAGGCCACCCTCATATCTCAGCATCTGGCCCCCTCATCAACCCTATAGACAAACTGTACTCCATGCAAAGCTCATATTTCAGTGCTGAGTAG
- the LOC137273664 gene encoding LIM homeobox transcription factor 1-beta-like isoform X3 — protein MKVCDWMDAGCDVTQVLTDNHCPLPDGMPSQTVVHKEMCSGCQCPIEDRFLLKVMENSWHEHCLQCAICQIPLTGSCFARDRKLYCKTDYEKMFGAKCNGCLQTIPANELVMRALGYVYHLPCFVCVACGHQLQKGDQFVVKDGQLFCRLDFEKEFSMMPMSPKSECDTSDCGFDDDGHDTPNKGPKRPRTILTTSQRRKFKQSFEINPKPCRKVRESLAAETGLSVRVVQVWFQNQRAKVKKIARKQNMENNNNTGDGKKSQKSQKRKKSDDDSDSSDGGMNPDSDESVLTNLPPLSESQQFPGQSHPYDHQSHQGSMFTVQGLPESMYPETPMPLEDGVEAIDQMLMNDSTGHPHISASGPLINPIDKLYSMQSSYFSAE, from the exons ACGGAATGCCTTCCCAGACTGTAGTACATAAGGAGATGTGTTCGGGCTGCCAGTGCCCCATCGAAGACCGTTTCCTCTTGAAGGTTATGGAGAACTCGTGGCACGAACACTGTCTTCAGTGCGCAATATGCCAAATACCTCTCACCGGATCCTGCTTCGCTCGGGACAGGAAACTATACTGTAAAACAGACTACGAAAA AATGTTTGGTGCGAAATGCAATGGATGTCTACAGACAATTCCAGCCAATGAGCTGGTGATGCGAGCTTTGGGATATGTTTATCACCTGCCCTGCTTTGTGTGTGTGGCATGTGGGCACCAGCTACAGAAAGGGGACCAGTTTGTTGTGAAGGATGGACAGTTGTTTTGTAGACTTGACTTTGAGAAGGAGTTTAGTATGATGCCCATGAGCCCCAAAAGTGAGT GTGACACAAGTGATTGTGGTTTTGATGACGATGGCCATGATACACCAAACAAAGGACCAAAACGACCCCGTACAATTCTCACCACCAGTCAAAGACGGAAATTTAAACAGTCATTTGAAATAAATCCCAAGCCTTGTCGGAAA GTGAGGGAATCATTGGCGGCAGAGACAGGGCTGAGTGTTCGAGTAGTCCAGGTTTGGTTCCAGAACCAGAGAGCAAAG GTCAAGAAAATTGCAAGAAAACAGAACATGGAGAATAATAACAACACTGGGGATGGGAAGAAATCACAAAAGTCACAAAAAAGGAAAAAATCGGATGATGATAGTGATTCCTCAG ATGGAGGGATGAACCCTGACAGTGATGAGAGTGTCTTAACAA ATTTACCGCCATTGTCTGAGAGTCAGCAGTTCCCTGGTCAGAGTCATCCCTATGACCATCAATCTCATCAAG GTAGCATGTTTACAGTACAGGGACTGCCCGAGAGTATGTACCCAGAGACACCGATGCCACTAGAGGATGGTGTTGAAGCTATTGATCAAATGCTGATGAACGACAGCACAGGCCACCCTCATATCTCAGCATCTGGCCCCCTCATCAACCCTATAGACAAACTGTACTCCATGCAAAGCTCATATTTCAGTGCTGAGTAG